From Alteromonas sp. RKMC-009, one genomic window encodes:
- a CDS encoding PepSY-associated TM helix domain-containing protein, whose protein sequence is MNKKTKQAALNAHSWVGVFLSALLFLVCWSGTLAVFHQEFERWEQPGVTELGTVSGDVIDTAMANFLAEHKEETHHLFVVLPTSNIPRLVVENDHTAWFAGESGELLEEESVSFTKMLVDLHLYLNLPASWGMILVSALGAIIVTLVITGIVAHKRIKKDAFRLRQGGNGQQYQIDLHNRFGLWASPFHLIIGITGAYFGLAGLVLVLVAQLYFGGDRDAVMEKIFTPDPELSQPVSTPQIGKAVEQMATIAPDNQLIFLTVHEVNTPEQFIEIYARVPGKMIYSENYRFDSAGNYLGTAGYADGHWGKQVVYAMYRLHFGDFAGIPSKLLYFVLGIMLTVLCISGMEIWLAKKANPPLATRLWHCVVWGSVSALALTALVDMFAAIPLIPVFWIVMALNVILTVAVKTLDKSAWLGISALSVLVMLFAYVICHGGDAMSLPALQLNIPMLAYVSWALLRCKQLRAGTN, encoded by the coding sequence ATGAATAAAAAAACAAAACAAGCTGCATTAAATGCCCACAGCTGGGTGGGTGTGTTTTTAAGTGCATTGCTGTTTCTTGTGTGCTGGTCCGGTACGCTGGCTGTGTTTCATCAGGAATTTGAACGCTGGGAGCAACCGGGTGTTACGGAACTGGGAACGGTATCAGGAGACGTTATTGATACCGCCATGGCCAATTTCCTTGCTGAACATAAAGAAGAAACTCATCATCTTTTCGTCGTTTTGCCAACCTCGAATATTCCGAGGCTTGTGGTTGAAAACGATCACACCGCCTGGTTTGCCGGTGAATCCGGTGAACTGCTGGAAGAGGAATCCGTGTCCTTTACCAAAATGCTGGTGGATTTGCACCTGTATCTGAATTTGCCGGCAAGCTGGGGCATGATTCTGGTGAGCGCGCTGGGTGCCATTATCGTCACGTTAGTGATAACCGGTATTGTGGCGCATAAACGCATCAAAAAAGATGCCTTCCGCTTACGACAGGGCGGAAACGGCCAGCAGTATCAAATTGATTTACATAACCGTTTCGGGTTGTGGGCATCACCGTTTCATCTGATCATTGGTATCACCGGTGCGTACTTTGGTCTGGCGGGTCTTGTGCTGGTGCTGGTCGCCCAATTGTATTTTGGCGGTGACCGTGATGCGGTGATGGAAAAGATTTTTACACCTGACCCTGAATTGTCGCAGCCTGTTTCGACTCCGCAAATCGGTAAAGCGGTAGAACAGATGGCTACCATTGCCCCTGATAATCAGCTGATTTTCCTCACCGTGCATGAAGTGAATACACCGGAGCAGTTCATCGAAATTTATGCCAGAGTGCCCGGTAAAATGATTTACTCAGAGAATTACCGGTTTGACAGTGCGGGGAATTATCTCGGTACAGCCGGCTATGCAGACGGGCACTGGGGCAAGCAGGTGGTTTACGCCATGTACCGTTTGCACTTCGGTGATTTTGCCGGTATTCCCTCTAAGCTGTTGTATTTCGTCCTTGGCATTATGCTTACCGTGTTGTGCATTTCCGGTATGGAAATCTGGTTGGCGAAGAAGGCTAATCCTCCGCTGGCTACCCGTTTGTGGCATTGTGTGGTGTGGGGAAGCGTGTCTGCTCTGGCGCTTACTGCGCTGGTTGATATGTTTGCTGCCATTCCCCTTATCCCGGTTTTCTGGATAGTGATGGCCCTCAACGTCATTCTTACGGTGGCGGTTAAAACGCTGGATAAATCCGCCTGGCTGGGAATATCGGCGCTGTCAGTGTTAGTGATGCTGTTCGCTTATGTCATCTGTCACGGCGGGGATGCCATGTCATTGCCGGCATTGCAACTGAACATACCTATGCTCGCTTATGTTAGCTGGGCATTACTCAGGTGTAAACAGTTAAGGGCGGGAACGAACTGA
- a CDS encoding YgiQ family radical SAM protein: MQATIKADRGLFSYPKYWAHCYGTAPFLPMSKEEMDELGWDSCDVILVTGDAYVDHPSFGMAVIGRVLEAHGFRVGIIAQPDWTSKDDFMKLGKPNLYFGVTAGNMDSMINRYTADKKIRHDDAYTPGNVGGKRPDRAVTVYSQRCREAFKGVPVIVGGIEASLRRIAHYDYWSEKVRRSVLFDSKADMLFFGNAERPLVEVTHRLASGEDIADIRDVRGTAIIVKEALPEWQGVDSTSLDRPGKIDPIPSPYQELPECDKEDTTSSEAPEAKGVVIQPVERRKPWEHVYVKLPAYEVVKDNKALYAHTSRILHQEVNPGCARALMQRHGDRHIWINPPAMPLETDEMDAVFDLSYQRIPHPVYGDAKIPAYDMIRFSINIMRGCYGGCTFCSITEHEGRIIQSRSEDSIIREIEEIRDKVPGFTGVISDLGGPTANMYRLRCKSAKAEATCRRPSCVYPSICAHMDTDHKPTIDLYRRARELPGIKKVLIASGVRYDLAVEDPEYVKELALHHTGGYLKIAPEHTEEGPLSKMMKPGMGSYYRFKELFDKYSAEAGKKQYLIPYFIASHPGTTDEDMLNLAIWLKENRFKLDQVQNFYPSPMATATTMYHTGVNSLRKVNKDSEQVPSAKGEIHRRLHKAMLRYHDPKNFAQIREALKKMGREDLIGRGPQHLVPPETAGEKRQKAQKGKRGERALTKHTGLPPKGFREKNASGKGRNGAKGKPGQRQQRAR; this comes from the coding sequence ATGCAAGCTACCATCAAGGCTGACCGCGGCCTGTTTTCCTATCCGAAGTACTGGGCTCATTGCTACGGTACAGCGCCATTTTTACCCATGTCAAAGGAAGAGATGGACGAGCTCGGCTGGGACAGCTGTGATGTGATTCTGGTCACCGGTGATGCGTACGTGGATCACCCCAGTTTTGGTATGGCAGTGATCGGTCGGGTACTGGAAGCCCACGGTTTCCGCGTGGGCATTATTGCCCAGCCCGACTGGACCAGCAAAGACGACTTCATGAAACTGGGGAAACCTAATCTGTATTTCGGTGTGACCGCCGGTAATATGGATTCTATGATCAACCGTTATACCGCGGATAAAAAAATTCGCCATGACGATGCCTATACCCCCGGCAATGTGGGCGGCAAACGGCCTGATCGTGCGGTAACCGTGTATTCCCAGCGCTGCCGTGAAGCCTTTAAAGGCGTACCGGTTATTGTGGGCGGTATTGAAGCCAGCCTTCGCCGGATTGCACACTACGATTACTGGTCAGAGAAAGTTAGACGTTCCGTACTGTTTGACAGTAAAGCTGACATGTTATTTTTCGGTAATGCCGAGCGCCCGCTGGTTGAAGTGACCCATAGACTGGCCTCCGGTGAAGACATTGCTGATATCCGTGATGTACGCGGTACAGCGATTATCGTAAAAGAGGCATTGCCGGAATGGCAAGGTGTCGACTCAACGTCTTTGGATCGCCCGGGCAAAATAGACCCGATCCCCTCGCCTTATCAGGAATTGCCGGAATGTGATAAAGAAGACACAACGTCCTCTGAAGCACCGGAAGCGAAAGGGGTTGTTATCCAGCCGGTTGAACGCCGCAAGCCCTGGGAACACGTGTATGTCAAACTGCCTGCTTATGAAGTGGTGAAAGACAACAAAGCACTTTATGCCCATACATCCCGTATTCTGCATCAGGAAGTCAACCCTGGCTGTGCCCGTGCGTTAATGCAACGCCATGGCGACCGCCATATCTGGATTAATCCCCCGGCCATGCCGCTGGAAACCGATGAAATGGACGCGGTATTCGATTTGTCGTACCAGCGTATCCCCCACCCGGTTTACGGTGATGCAAAAATACCGGCTTACGACATGATTCGTTTTTCCATTAATATCATGCGTGGCTGTTACGGCGGTTGTACCTTCTGTTCGATTACAGAACACGAAGGCCGCATCATTCAGAGCCGTTCTGAAGATTCAATCATTCGTGAAATAGAAGAGATCCGCGATAAGGTGCCGGGCTTTACCGGTGTCATTTCTGATCTCGGTGGCCCGACGGCAAATATGTACCGCCTGCGGTGTAAGAGTGCCAAAGCGGAAGCTACCTGTCGCCGTCCATCCTGTGTGTACCCGTCTATCTGTGCACATATGGATACCGACCATAAGCCAACTATCGACTTGTATCGCCGTGCACGGGAATTACCCGGCATCAAAAAGGTACTGATTGCGTCCGGCGTGCGTTACGACCTGGCGGTAGAAGACCCTGAATACGTAAAAGAACTGGCACTTCATCATACCGGTGGCTATCTGAAAATTGCGCCGGAGCATACCGAAGAAGGGCCACTCAGCAAGATGATGAAACCCGGTATGGGCAGTTATTACCGGTTTAAAGAATTATTTGATAAGTATTCTGCCGAAGCCGGTAAGAAACAATATCTGATCCCTTACTTTATCGCCTCTCACCCGGGCACAACGGATGAAGATATGCTGAACCTGGCAATCTGGCTGAAAGAAAACCGCTTTAAACTGGATCAGGTACAGAATTTCTATCCGTCGCCTATGGCGACAGCCACCACGATGTATCACACCGGGGTGAATTCGCTGCGTAAGGTCAATAAAGACAGCGAACAGGTACCTTCGGCGAAAGGTGAAATTCACCGCCGTCTGCACAAGGCGATGCTGCGTTATCATGATCCGAAAAACTTTGCGCAAATCCGCGAAGCACTGAAAAAAATGGGACGTGAAGATCTGATAGGTCGTGGCCCTCAGCATCTGGTTCCGCCGGAAACCGCCGGCGAGAAACGCCAGAAGGCACAAAAAGGCAAACGGGGTGAACGGGCTTTAACGAAGCACACCGGTTTACCGCCTAAAGGCTTCCGCGAAAAAAATGCCTCTGGTAAAGGGAGAAACGGCGCAAAAGGGAAACCCGGACAGCGTCAGCAAAGAGCCCGCTAA
- a CDS encoding EVE domain-containing protein has product MAYWLFKSEPDAFGIDDLAARPDKTEPWDGVRNYQARNFMRDEVKAGDLLFFYHSSCKDVGIAGVAEISRDAYPDASQFDPESKYYDPKSDRDNPRWFCVDVTFKEKFASVLPLATIKAMPEIEQLGVVKKGHRLSVMPVVPDEWDALYVKAKAPVNKSLR; this is encoded by the coding sequence GTGGCTTACTGGCTGTTTAAATCAGAACCGGATGCATTTGGTATTGACGATCTTGCTGCCCGTCCGGATAAAACTGAGCCCTGGGACGGGGTCAGAAACTATCAGGCAAGAAATTTCATGCGCGATGAGGTGAAAGCCGGGGATTTACTGTTTTTCTATCACTCAAGCTGCAAGGACGTTGGCATTGCCGGTGTTGCAGAAATTTCCCGTGATGCCTATCCCGATGCGAGTCAGTTCGATCCCGAAAGCAAATATTACGATCCTAAATCAGACCGCGATAATCCCCGCTGGTTTTGCGTGGATGTGACGTTTAAAGAGAAGTTTGCTTCGGTGCTTCCGCTGGCCACAATTAAAGCCATGCCGGAAATAGAGCAACTGGGCGTGGTTAAAAAAGGGCACCGTTTGTCGGTGATGCCCGTTGTACCGGATGAATGGGACGCACTGTATGTAAAGGCAAAAGCCCCCGTAAATAAAAGCTTGCGCTGA
- a CDS encoding amidohydrolase family protein translates to MRLRPTGSSLVLAGSLCFSLFNAACADTLFKQATLFDGTGKKPFVADVLVKDGRISQIAASISDAGNAEVIDASGKAMLPGFFDIHVHWTPGGEPPSIPAIAEQYVIHGVTTVTDFHSAPESYAPKRAWLANLSAPHVAFAARMSTPGGHGAMWADNHTTYKISTPEDAAVAMKTLAPYKPDLIKLFADGWRYGRKEENTSMDELTMKGMADAAHPLGLPVVAHVVTVDRAKKAAGAGVDVLVHAVQDGDADEELVQAMLSANMTYSPSLAVYEVTEAKKAYYDEEALAMADNRQKHSMYNLKLFSEAGIPVATGTDAGMPKTPHGSSTHREMELLVAGGLTPEQALVAATRNSAAALNLLDDRGTLEAGKRADLVIIDGTPWESISDTRKVEQVWIDGELKARNNTLVTPQPEGLPAAVKATALIDDFESSSGRTALNTVYINHRDTGVGHSRSLSQRVPKEDGSGYAYFMQAALSNKEEPEASVRMHFTPGAVVPVDASAYKGITLSVRGEGAYFVSLTTGSGECETSFSATPAWQTVQLPFSAFCDGKLDSAQLLMLETGKHGKAGDSVWMSMDDISFY, encoded by the coding sequence ATGCGTTTACGCCCAACTGGTTCATCTCTTGTTCTGGCCGGTTCTCTTTGTTTTTCGCTTTTCAACGCTGCCTGTGCAGATACCCTTTTTAAACAGGCTACGCTGTTCGACGGCACGGGTAAAAAACCTTTCGTTGCAGATGTGCTGGTAAAAGACGGCCGCATCAGTCAGATAGCCGCTTCCATCAGTGACGCGGGAAATGCTGAGGTTATAGATGCCAGCGGCAAAGCCATGTTACCCGGTTTTTTTGATATCCACGTGCACTGGACACCGGGTGGTGAACCTCCTTCTATTCCGGCCATTGCTGAGCAATACGTTATTCATGGTGTCACCACGGTCACCGATTTTCATTCTGCACCAGAGTCTTATGCACCCAAGCGCGCCTGGCTGGCGAACCTGAGTGCCCCGCATGTGGCTTTCGCTGCGAGAATGAGCACACCGGGTGGTCATGGCGCAATGTGGGCAGATAACCACACCACGTATAAAATTTCCACTCCGGAAGATGCCGCTGTTGCCATGAAAACGCTGGCGCCCTATAAGCCCGATCTCATCAAATTATTTGCTGATGGCTGGCGCTATGGCCGTAAGGAAGAAAATACCAGCATGGACGAACTCACCATGAAGGGCATGGCTGATGCTGCTCACCCTCTGGGTCTGCCTGTTGTGGCTCACGTGGTAACAGTGGATCGTGCGAAGAAAGCTGCCGGTGCCGGTGTGGATGTGCTGGTACATGCTGTTCAGGACGGCGACGCAGATGAAGAACTGGTTCAGGCCATGCTGTCAGCTAACATGACCTATTCGCCCAGCCTGGCGGTGTATGAAGTCACAGAAGCGAAAAAGGCTTATTACGACGAAGAAGCACTGGCCATGGCAGACAACCGTCAGAAACACTCTATGTACAACTTAAAGTTGTTCAGTGAAGCTGGCATTCCTGTAGCAACAGGGACTGACGCCGGTATGCCTAAAACACCACACGGCAGTTCCACTCACCGTGAGATGGAGCTTTTAGTTGCCGGAGGGCTGACGCCGGAGCAGGCACTGGTTGCCGCAACCAGAAACAGTGCTGCCGCCCTGAACTTGCTGGACGACAGAGGGACTCTGGAAGCCGGTAAGCGTGCTGATCTTGTGATCATTGACGGCACACCCTGGGAGTCAATCTCAGATACCCGCAAGGTTGAACAGGTCTGGATTGACGGCGAACTGAAGGCGCGTAACAACACTCTTGTCACGCCGCAGCCCGAAGGCTTACCGGCAGCGGTAAAAGCCACTGCATTGATTGATGATTTTGAGTCTTCATCGGGCAGAACGGCATTGAATACGGTGTATATCAATCACCGGGATACCGGCGTAGGACACAGCCGGTCATTGTCTCAGCGGGTGCCGAAAGAAGATGGCAGTGGCTATGCCTATTTCATGCAGGCTGCTTTGTCTAATAAGGAAGAACCGGAAGCTTCAGTACGGATGCACTTTACTCCGGGCGCTGTAGTTCCGGTAGATGCTTCGGCTTATAAAGGCATCACGCTTTCAGTGCGTGGCGAGGGAGCATATTTTGTCAGCCTGACAACGGGCAGCGGCGAATGTGAAACCTCATTCTCAGCCACCCCGGCCTGGCAAACGGTGCAGTTACCCTTCAGTGCATTCTGTGACGGAAAACTGGACAGTGCACAGTTGCTGATGCTGGAGACCGGAAAGCACGGTAAAGCCGGTGATTCAGTATGGATGTCAATGGACGACATCAGTTTCTATTAA
- a CDS encoding sensor domain-containing diguanylate cyclase, with product MNNHSTPMSAQPLLNNQLAFTELLSTLTSRLINVKHAELDPLIEQSLGAYGKFRGVQRCYLFRFSADKTTMANTHEWVASGVQPYKQQLQGVVTTELPYFTRAIFSEQLFRINDVSDLPEEAAGEKAEFQRENISSILCVAIRINDELTGFVGCDVVGSPYEWQDNDVRYLKLIGEILSNTLESQANRIALERVSNELLAANQKLDVLANSDGLTGIANRRFFDNSLLKAIRRCARSCNTLNLVMLDVDFFKQYNDTYGHVAGDEVLKKISEVLSRVARRPDDVAARYGGEEFAVLLPCIPAEEAHSITQTLLDEIAALAIPFPESAVSDFITVSAGIASLRCDKNTRPVELILLADKALYRAKQNGRKGIVHGEVNNTQG from the coding sequence TTGAATAATCACAGTACACCTATGTCAGCTCAGCCATTACTGAACAATCAGCTGGCCTTCACCGAATTGCTTTCAACACTGACCTCAAGATTAATCAATGTAAAACATGCTGAGCTGGATCCTCTGATAGAGCAGAGCCTTGGTGCATACGGAAAATTCCGTGGTGTTCAGCGGTGCTACCTGTTCCGTTTTTCTGCAGACAAAACCACCATGGCCAATACCCATGAATGGGTAGCAAGTGGTGTGCAGCCCTATAAGCAGCAATTGCAGGGCGTGGTAACAACAGAGCTCCCTTACTTTACCCGCGCCATTTTCTCTGAGCAGCTGTTCAGAATAAATGATGTTAGTGATCTGCCGGAGGAAGCCGCCGGAGAAAAGGCGGAGTTTCAGCGTGAAAATATCAGTTCTATTTTGTGTGTTGCCATACGGATCAACGATGAGCTCACCGGATTTGTCGGTTGCGATGTGGTGGGTTCACCCTATGAGTGGCAGGACAACGACGTACGTTATCTTAAGCTCATCGGCGAAATTCTGAGTAATACACTGGAAAGTCAGGCAAACCGCATCGCCCTCGAACGGGTAAGTAACGAATTACTGGCCGCGAATCAAAAGCTGGATGTACTGGCAAATTCAGACGGCCTGACCGGTATTGCCAACCGGCGCTTTTTCGACAACAGTTTGCTAAAGGCCATCCGCCGATGTGCAAGAAGCTGCAACACGTTAAATCTGGTCATGCTGGATGTGGATTTTTTCAAACAGTACAACGACACATACGGCCACGTGGCCGGTGACGAAGTACTGAAAAAAATCAGTGAAGTATTGAGCAGGGTTGCCCGCAGACCGGATGATGTAGCAGCGCGGTATGGTGGAGAAGAGTTTGCTGTACTGTTGCCCTGTATTCCCGCTGAAGAAGCGCACAGTATTACGCAAACGTTGCTGGATGAAATTGCTGCGCTGGCAATACCTTTTCCGGAATCTGCAGTGAGTGATTTTATCACTGTCAGCGCCGGCATTGCGTCTTTGCGTTGCGACAAAAACACCAGGCCGGTAGAGCTTATACTTCTGGCAGACAAAGCCCTTTACCGTGCAAAGCAAAACGGCAGAAAAGGAATTGTCCACGGAGAAGTGAATAATACGCAGGGTTGA
- the rluF gene encoding 23S rRNA pseudouridine(2604) synthase RluF, with the protein MSSDQAKRLNKYISDTGHCSRREADKLIEQKRVTINDKLPELGTKVAPGDKVKVDGKLIGAVAADKSDRIYIMYNKPVGITCTTERHVKGNIIDAIGHKERIFPIGRLDKPSEGLILLTSDGDIVNKILRAENAHDKEYDVTVNQPISGRFLQKMSRGVPILGTVTKPCQLESRGRDRFTIILTQGLNRQIRRMCEFLGYEVTKLKRTRIMHLTLGNLRPGQWRNLTEKELDLLNKAVRGSKKTAPEKAEK; encoded by the coding sequence ATGAGTTCAGATCAGGCAAAACGTCTTAATAAATACATCAGTGACACCGGTCACTGTTCCCGGCGCGAAGCAGATAAACTCATCGAACAAAAACGGGTAACCATTAATGATAAGCTCCCTGAACTGGGCACCAAAGTGGCGCCGGGGGATAAAGTCAAAGTTGACGGTAAGCTTATAGGTGCGGTGGCTGCGGATAAATCAGACCGGATTTACATCATGTATAACAAACCGGTTGGTATTACCTGTACAACGGAACGTCATGTCAAAGGCAATATCATCGACGCGATAGGCCATAAAGAGCGGATATTCCCCATCGGTCGTCTCGACAAACCTTCTGAAGGCCTGATCCTGCTCACCAGTGACGGCGACATTGTGAATAAAATCCTGCGGGCAGAAAACGCCCATGATAAAGAATATGATGTGACTGTGAATCAGCCCATCAGCGGACGCTTTTTACAAAAAATGTCCCGTGGCGTACCCATCCTCGGCACAGTCACCAAACCCTGTCAGCTTGAATCCCGTGGCCGTGATCGCTTCACCATTATCCTGACTCAGGGGTTAAACCGCCAAATCCGCCGTATGTGCGAATTCCTCGGCTACGAAGTGACCAAACTGAAACGCACACGCATCATGCACCTGACTTTAGGTAATCTTCGACCGGGTCAGTGGCGTAACCTCACTGAAAAGGAACTGGATTTACTAAATAAAGCTGTGCGGGGTTCTAAAAAGACTGCGCCGGAGAAAGCGGAGAAGTAA
- a CDS encoding DUF3631 domain-containing protein, with amino-acid sequence MSNIVEQQAQKPEIDFSGMENTKAIDILSSLPVLDYEQARDRAAKALNIRAKVLDDEVKKARKAESERTADYGLFETVQPSFEPVSGDALLSRIETLSIKHVICEQHTRTSVSLWIALTWLTDHVDCLPIANITAPEKNCGKSTLLAFIGKLAYKPLTTSNTTSSALFRIVEEWQPTLLIDEADSFADDDEALRGIINAGHTRDSAYVIRCVGDDHEPQRFSVWGAKALCGIGKRAGTIESRSINLILRRKRPDEQTSRLKTSKKDFEEVKSQLARWADDNGQLLASYLPTLPPALQNRDADNWEPLLAIADLAGGVWPDKARQAALASLNLEDSLSINQELLSDIRELLEPVHSKHIFSADLVEQLLNIEDAPWLNYNRGRPLTQRQLTTKLKDFGIHSGTRKLGGITKKGYTVSDFQDAFERYLPIPPISNVTSSPSSNGGAYSDFENVTSYNKVTNEKRLQANNNAGGDEVTNKNRVNGSPLPWSTKI; translated from the coding sequence ATGAGCAACATCGTTGAACAACAAGCACAAAAGCCTGAAATAGATTTCAGCGGTATGGAAAACACCAAAGCGATTGATATTTTATCGTCCTTGCCTGTTTTGGACTATGAGCAGGCCAGAGACCGCGCAGCAAAGGCGCTTAATATCAGAGCTAAGGTTTTAGATGACGAAGTAAAAAAGGCGAGGAAAGCAGAAAGTGAACGCACTGCGGATTATGGTTTGTTTGAGACAGTACAGCCATCATTCGAGCCAGTGAGCGGCGATGCACTATTAAGCCGGATCGAAACACTTAGCATTAAGCATGTTATCTGTGAACAGCACACACGAACCTCTGTCAGTCTATGGATAGCCCTGACTTGGTTAACTGATCACGTTGATTGCTTGCCAATTGCCAATATAACCGCGCCTGAGAAAAACTGTGGCAAATCGACCCTTCTAGCTTTCATTGGCAAACTGGCATACAAGCCCCTTACAACCAGTAACACAACATCAAGCGCATTATTCAGAATAGTAGAGGAGTGGCAACCTACCCTCCTCATTGATGAAGCAGATAGCTTCGCAGATGATGACGAAGCTTTACGGGGAATTATCAATGCCGGACATACCCGCGACAGTGCATATGTGATTCGTTGTGTAGGTGATGACCACGAGCCGCAGAGATTCAGTGTTTGGGGAGCTAAAGCACTTTGCGGAATAGGTAAGCGAGCAGGAACCATAGAGAGCCGTTCGATTAACTTAATTCTCAGACGTAAAAGACCAGACGAACAAACTAGCCGTTTGAAAACCAGCAAAAAGGATTTTGAGGAAGTAAAAAGCCAACTAGCAAGATGGGCAGATGACAACGGCCAGCTGTTAGCTTCTTACTTGCCAACCCTACCACCAGCATTGCAAAACCGAGACGCCGATAATTGGGAGCCACTTCTCGCAATAGCGGATCTGGCTGGTGGCGTATGGCCTGATAAAGCCAGGCAAGCAGCTTTAGCATCGTTAAATCTGGAAGATAGCTTAAGCATTAATCAGGAACTTTTGAGCGACATAAGAGAACTTCTTGAACCAGTTCACTCAAAGCATATTTTTTCTGCTGACTTGGTAGAGCAATTATTAAACATTGAAGATGCACCTTGGTTAAATTACAACCGAGGCAGACCACTCACCCAACGGCAACTAACCACAAAACTAAAGGATTTTGGCATCCACTCAGGAACGAGGAAGCTTGGAGGAATAACAAAAAAAGGATACACCGTATCTGATTTTCAAGACGCTTTTGAGCGGTATCTCCCTATCCCCCCTATTTCAAACGTCACCTCGTCACCTTCCAGTAATGGCGGGGCTTACAGCGATTTTGAAAACGTCACCTCATATAACAAGGTGACGAACGAAAAAAGGCTACAGGCCAATAATAATGCAGGAGGTGACGAGGTGACGAATAAAAACAGGGTAAACGGCTCTCCCCTCCCTTGGAGTACAAAAATATGA
- a CDS encoding toprim domain-containing protein, which produces MSVVSRERAAIEFGLQVSAILDDGALHRVPTKAKPKAQNGWYVSFGDVLVMGDWQTGLTATWKGEGNQLTKAEQRRIRQAIDNAKRTKSQQRKSTALRAVQMFNAGVRFTAHPYLTNKGIENAEGLRVQGQWLLIPLFDVASGNLVNLQRISPDGQKLFLKGGQITGTACFIGVDDGLSYSETFFICEGYATGSTLHKITSQPVLAAMNAGNLLPVSIAAKRKWPVSEFVIAGDDDYLTFTKHGTNPGQEKAAAAAVAINAKVSYPPFTLEQKKRGMTDWNDYYLNSLKEGASA; this is translated from the coding sequence ATGAGTGTAGTTTCGAGAGAACGAGCAGCCATTGAATTTGGGTTACAAGTTTCAGCAATCCTTGACGATGGTGCGCTACACAGAGTACCGACAAAAGCTAAGCCAAAAGCCCAGAATGGATGGTATGTATCGTTTGGTGATGTCCTTGTAATGGGTGACTGGCAAACCGGCTTAACTGCGACTTGGAAAGGTGAAGGAAACCAGCTAACCAAAGCTGAGCAGAGACGGATCAGACAAGCCATCGATAATGCTAAGAGAACCAAAAGCCAGCAACGAAAGTCCACGGCATTAAGAGCTGTACAAATGTTTAATGCCGGAGTCCGCTTTACTGCTCACCCTTACCTCACAAACAAGGGTATTGAAAATGCCGAGGGATTAAGGGTTCAAGGCCAATGGCTTTTGATTCCTCTTTTCGATGTAGCGAGTGGCAACCTGGTTAACTTACAAAGGATCTCGCCGGACGGTCAAAAATTGTTTTTAAAGGGAGGTCAGATTACAGGGACAGCATGTTTTATCGGTGTAGATGATGGCCTTAGCTATTCTGAGACGTTTTTTATCTGCGAAGGGTATGCAACCGGCTCAACGCTTCACAAAATCACCTCACAGCCAGTTCTGGCCGCTATGAACGCGGGAAACCTGTTGCCGGTTTCAATTGCTGCAAAAAGAAAGTGGCCTGTTAGTGAGTTTGTTATTGCTGGAGATGATGATTACCTGACGTTTACCAAACATGGCACTAATCCAGGACAAGAGAAAGCAGCCGCCGCAGCTGTTGCTATCAATGCCAAGGTAAGTTACCCGCCCTTCACGCTGGAACAGAAAAAACGAGGTATGACTGATTGGAACGACTACTACCTAAATTCATTGAAGGAAGGAGCATCGGCCTAA
- a CDS encoding helix-turn-helix domain-containing protein has product MKNAPDKARSVLDSKDTSAATQRNQIIALLKEHQSLNTLELRGYGFMAPATRIFELRAQGYVIPTVSETYIDQAGKTHRNVARYYLSSQPSKQE; this is encoded by the coding sequence ATGAAAAACGCCCCTGACAAAGCCAGAAGCGTTCTTGATAGCAAAGACACAAGCGCCGCTACACAACGCAATCAAATAATAGCACTTCTAAAAGAACATCAAAGCTTAAATACCCTCGAATTGCGAGGCTACGGTTTCATGGCTCCTGCAACGCGAATATTCGAATTGAGGGCGCAAGGATACGTTATCCCGACAGTGTCAGAGACCTACATAGACCAGGCCGGAAAAACTCACAGAAACGTTGCCCGTTACTACCTTTCTTCTCAACCTTCAAAACAAGAATAA
- a CDS encoding helix-turn-helix transcriptional regulator, with product MTQVTILKLSETLKRVNRCKTSIWNDVKEGIFPPPIKTGKTSAGYIESEVDAVLLARSVNFSDDQLKDLVEKLVQKRQESASRLIAELMA from the coding sequence ATGACTCAAGTAACCATCCTTAAGCTTAGTGAAACACTCAAACGCGTCAATAGATGTAAAACGTCAATTTGGAACGATGTTAAAGAAGGCATCTTCCCCCCACCAATAAAGACAGGCAAAACTTCGGCTGGCTATATTGAAAGCGAAGTAGACGCAGTGTTACTAGCGAGGTCTGTTAATTTCTCTGATGACCAATTAAAAGATCTGGTAGAGAAACTTGTTCAGAAACGCCAGGAAAGCGCTTCTCGCCTAATTGCTGAACTGATGGCTTAG